A region of uncultured Anaeromusa sp. DNA encodes the following proteins:
- a CDS encoding Mu transposase C-terminal domain-containing protein gives MIAVNQIISWHDEFEGRVDRILWISEEQNALYAIDITKKKGLPVFYHVTDVSNAIETGKATWVDNDPWSLHFFEEELSPAQRDVRDKAWSIIVELTGMENEPAIFIKKQRGAMIRKVAEKHNLREYYIYRHLFRYWQRGLNKNALIPDYVFSGGKGRNREPGERKRGRPRKSMQFSEGINLTSQLREIICRSIKEFYLQSGKMSLPQAYQSMLKKYFSEDIEIDNGAVKVTLVEEEKRPSFTQFYQIYRKEFDESDAVKAREGEKEFLRNNRAITGDSTAEAFGPGEKFQFDATIADIYLVSRLKREHIIGRPVIYGVIDVFSRMVVGVYVGLEGPSWLGAMMALANVVQDKPKFCQEYGIAIEDEQWPCRHLPSALLADRGEMLQGDLEPLLDSLRIRGENTPAYRGDLKGIIERLFKTIQDEFRPTTPGAVQRDFQERGAQDYRLNAKLDIYQFTKIILAVIIEHNNMKVLPRYIRDQQMIAEDVKPIPIELWNWGVKNRSGSLRWIDEEIVKLNLMPRDNAVVTARGILFKKMHYSCEIALKNRWFEKARQKGTWKIEVSYDPRIMSPIYIRSENGREYEVCRLLDKDLRFQGMSLSEVEDLLSYENTMTSDLKKEGLYSGVQVRALIDQVVEEAITKTNNVTQNGLQTKKKRLKGIRSNRKEEREIIRQKEAFVLEDASRPSIEKTEVKVESAKKEAGNVPSHLISYLLNQQKERGDS, from the coding sequence ATGATCGCGGTCAATCAAATTATTTCTTGGCATGATGAGTTTGAAGGACGAGTCGATAGGATCCTTTGGATTTCAGAGGAGCAAAACGCTTTATATGCTATTGATATTACAAAGAAAAAAGGGTTGCCAGTTTTTTATCATGTGACGGATGTCTCAAATGCTATAGAAACTGGAAAAGCAACATGGGTAGATAATGATCCGTGGAGTCTTCATTTTTTTGAAGAAGAACTCAGTCCAGCACAACGCGACGTACGGGATAAGGCATGGAGCATTATAGTTGAATTAACTGGCATGGAAAATGAGCCTGCCATTTTTATTAAGAAGCAGCGTGGGGCTATGATACGAAAAGTTGCAGAGAAACATAATCTGCGTGAGTATTACATTTATCGTCACTTGTTTCGTTATTGGCAACGTGGATTAAACAAAAATGCGCTAATACCAGACTATGTTTTTTCTGGAGGAAAAGGAAGAAATAGAGAACCTGGGGAACGGAAACGAGGGCGGCCACGAAAGTCTATGCAATTTAGTGAAGGTATAAATTTGACAAGTCAATTACGTGAGATAATTTGTCGTTCAATTAAAGAATTCTACCTTCAATCGGGAAAGATGTCTTTGCCCCAAGCATACCAATCAATGCTTAAAAAGTACTTTAGTGAGGATATAGAGATAGATAACGGGGCTGTAAAAGTTACGTTGGTTGAGGAAGAAAAAAGGCCAAGCTTTACGCAATTTTATCAGATATATAGAAAGGAGTTTGACGAGTCTGACGCAGTTAAGGCTAGAGAGGGAGAAAAAGAGTTTTTGCGCAATAACCGCGCAATTACTGGAGATTCTACAGCGGAAGCTTTTGGGCCAGGAGAAAAATTCCAGTTTGATGCAACTATTGCTGATATTTATTTAGTATCAAGGTTAAAAAGAGAGCATATTATAGGACGGCCTGTAATATATGGCGTGATAGATGTATTTAGTCGCATGGTCGTTGGGGTATATGTGGGATTAGAAGGGCCATCATGGTTAGGAGCTATGATGGCATTGGCTAATGTGGTTCAGGATAAGCCAAAATTTTGTCAGGAATATGGCATTGCAATTGAAGACGAACAATGGCCTTGTCGGCATTTGCCAAGCGCTCTTTTAGCAGATCGGGGCGAAATGTTGCAAGGGGATCTAGAGCCTTTACTGGATAGTTTGCGGATTCGGGGAGAAAATACACCTGCATACCGAGGAGACTTAAAAGGGATTATTGAACGATTATTTAAAACGATACAAGATGAATTTCGTCCTACAACTCCTGGCGCAGTTCAGCGTGATTTTCAAGAAAGAGGCGCACAAGACTATCGGTTGAATGCAAAATTAGATATTTACCAATTTACCAAAATCATTTTAGCGGTAATCATTGAACATAATAACATGAAAGTGTTGCCAAGATATATTAGAGATCAGCAAATGATAGCAGAAGACGTAAAGCCAATACCAATAGAACTTTGGAATTGGGGAGTAAAGAATCGTTCAGGCTCTTTGCGGTGGATCGATGAAGAAATTGTTAAATTGAATCTTATGCCACGTGATAATGCTGTAGTTACGGCTAGAGGTATTTTATTCAAGAAAATGCACTATTCTTGTGAAATTGCATTGAAAAACAGATGGTTTGAAAAGGCGAGGCAAAAAGGAACTTGGAAAATTGAAGTGAGCTACGATCCGAGAATAATGAGTCCGATTTATATACGAAGCGAGAATGGACGTGAATATGAAGTTTGTCGGCTGTTGGATAAAGATTTACGGTTTCAGGGGATGTCCCTTTCAGAAGTAGAAGACCTTTTGAGTTATGAAAATACAATGACGAGTGACCTGAAAAAAGAAGGTTTATACTCGGGTGTACAGGTAAGGGCGCTAATCGATCAAGTGGTTGAGGAAGCAATAACAAAAACGAATAATGTAACGCAAAATGGATTGCAAACTAAGAAAAAGCGTTTAAAGGGCATTCGTTCTAACCGTAAAGAAGAACGTGAAATAATCCGGCAAAAGGAAGCCTTCGTGTTAGAAGATGCTTCGCGCCCAAGTATTGAAAAAACAGAAGTTAAGGTAGAATCGGCTAAAAAGGAAGCTGGAAATGTTCCTAGCCATTTAATTTCGTATCTTTTGAACCAGCAAAAAGAGCGGGGGGATAGTTAG
- a CDS encoding TnsA endonuclease C-terminal domain-containing protein, with protein sequence MAKYRYAWTEEKIQRYIEEGRGYGEGKEYSPWLRVQSLSSRGRSSRIKGIKNQRIVHLLSDLERDYFYLLDFCDEVVDVREQFPLPRKDTQMIAEKFGYRHPAERATGVVLVMTTDFVITAKDKSGAIITLARTIKQSEELNQKRTLEKLDIERSYWEEKGVNWGIVTEKEIPKQLAKNLAWLHPSYELEEISGLSKETVVSLFKVLQQRMVLNGDARLKDLLMNLDDEYHLQEGAFLSILRHLMARKEIRMVDWNSPFSIMKKVSEFSHGEGEIEDDRGQSNYFLA encoded by the coding sequence ATGGCTAAGTATCGCTATGCTTGGACGGAAGAGAAAATTCAACGCTATATTGAAGAGGGTAGAGGGTATGGGGAGGGAAAAGAATATTCTCCTTGGCTTCGAGTACAATCTTTGTCCTCTCGCGGCAGGTCCAGCAGGATTAAAGGAATAAAAAACCAAAGGATAGTACATCTTTTATCCGATTTAGAACGCGATTATTTTTATTTGCTGGATTTTTGTGATGAAGTTGTGGACGTTCGCGAACAATTTCCTTTACCTCGAAAAGATACTCAAATGATAGCTGAAAAGTTTGGATATCGTCACCCTGCTGAAAGAGCTACAGGGGTTGTATTGGTAATGACGACCGATTTTGTGATTACAGCGAAAGATAAATCGGGAGCTATTATTACACTTGCAAGAACTATAAAGCAAAGCGAGGAATTAAATCAAAAACGTACGTTGGAAAAACTTGATATTGAACGAAGTTATTGGGAAGAAAAAGGCGTCAATTGGGGAATTGTTACAGAGAAAGAAATTCCAAAGCAATTGGCAAAAAACTTGGCATGGTTGCATCCAAGCTATGAATTGGAAGAGATAAGCGGGTTATCGAAAGAAACCGTGGTTTCACTTTTTAAAGTTCTGCAGCAAAGGATGGTACTTAATGGTGACGCTAGGCTTAAGGATTTGCTAATGAATTTGGATGACGAGTATCATCTCCAAGAAGGCGCTTTTTTATCTATATTGCGTCATTTGATGGCAAGAAAAGAAATACGCATGGTTGATTGGAATAGTCCATTTTCTATCATGAAAAAGGTATCTGAGTTTTCTCATGGCGAGGGGGAAATAGAAGATGATCGCGGTCAATCAAATTATTTCTTGGCATGA
- the glmS gene encoding glutamine--fructose-6-phosphate transaminase (isomerizing): MCGIVGYIGPDQATPFLLEGLSKLEYRGYDSAGIAVFDGVKVNVEKSVGRLNALCKRLENREPQGHVGIGHTRWATHGRPSDVNSHPHTDCTGKFTVVHNGIIENYLELKEDLIAKGHVFTSETDTEVVAHLLEEHYQGNFEEAVKKVLAEIEGSYALVFLSEQDPDKLICTKQDNPLVIGLGEGENFIASDIPAIIKRTRRTYILSDGEMAIVTKDAVWVMNRQGVPVTKKVFEVKWDAEAAEKGGYEHFMIKEIYEQPKAVRETMSGRLAKDDSHIVFEELKWTRHDMDNISKIAIVACGTAYHAGMVGKNFLERLVRIPVEVDIASEFRYRSPLIDEKTLTIVISQSGETSDTLAALKEAKRLGSRTLAITNVLGSSIAREADQVVYTLAGPEISVASTKAYTTQLVTLCMLSIYMAGLKEALPTERIQELIRGLRELPAQAHEILEDVEPIKTFAQQYGFSEDVFFIGRSLDYAVALEGALKLKEISYIHAEAYAAGELKHGTLALIIEGVPVIALATQTDVYEKTLSNIKEVKARDAVVIGIGLKGDEQLKKYVDHVIQIPATDKYLAPLLAVIPLQLLAYYAAVTRGCDVDKPRNLAKSVTVE; encoded by the coding sequence ATGTGTGGTATTGTTGGTTATATCGGCCCCGATCAGGCGACCCCGTTTTTATTGGAAGGCTTGAGTAAGCTGGAGTATCGGGGCTATGACTCGGCCGGCATTGCGGTCTTCGATGGCGTCAAAGTGAATGTGGAAAAAAGCGTTGGCCGTCTGAATGCTCTTTGCAAGCGATTGGAAAATCGGGAACCCCAGGGACATGTCGGAATTGGACATACCCGTTGGGCGACTCATGGACGTCCGTCGGACGTCAACTCTCATCCCCATACGGATTGCACCGGTAAGTTTACGGTGGTGCATAACGGGATTATTGAGAATTACCTGGAACTGAAGGAAGACCTGATCGCCAAAGGCCATGTATTTACTTCAGAAACGGATACAGAAGTAGTAGCTCATTTGCTGGAAGAGCATTACCAGGGAAACTTTGAAGAAGCGGTAAAAAAAGTTCTGGCTGAAATCGAAGGTTCCTATGCGTTGGTGTTCTTGTCAGAACAAGATCCGGACAAGCTGATTTGCACCAAACAGGATAATCCGTTGGTCATCGGTCTAGGCGAGGGGGAAAACTTCATCGCTTCCGATATTCCCGCCATTATCAAGCGTACCCGGCGGACCTACATTCTCAGTGACGGCGAAATGGCCATTGTGACCAAGGATGCTGTTTGGGTGATGAATCGACAAGGCGTCCCTGTTACCAAAAAAGTATTCGAAGTCAAATGGGATGCGGAGGCTGCGGAAAAAGGCGGCTACGAACATTTCATGATCAAAGAAATATACGAACAGCCGAAAGCGGTGCGGGAAACCATGAGCGGACGGCTGGCTAAAGACGACAGCCACATCGTTTTTGAAGAGCTGAAGTGGACTCGTCATGATATGGACAACATCAGTAAAATTGCCATTGTGGCTTGCGGTACGGCGTATCATGCAGGTATGGTGGGCAAAAACTTCCTTGAGCGTTTGGTACGCATTCCGGTGGAAGTGGATATCGCCTCTGAATTCCGTTATCGTTCGCCCTTGATTGATGAGAAGACTTTGACGATTGTCATCAGTCAGTCCGGCGAAACCAGCGATACCCTGGCGGCGTTGAAAGAAGCCAAGCGTCTTGGCTCTCGCACGCTGGCAATTACCAATGTGCTGGGTTCCTCCATCGCTCGGGAAGCCGATCAAGTGGTGTATACTCTGGCGGGCCCGGAGATTTCCGTGGCTTCCACGAAAGCCTACACAACGCAGCTGGTTACGCTGTGCATGTTGAGCATCTATATGGCCGGATTGAAAGAAGCTTTGCCGACAGAGCGCATTCAGGAGCTTATCCGCGGCCTGCGGGAACTGCCTGCACAAGCGCATGAAATTCTGGAAGACGTAGAACCCATCAAGACGTTCGCGCAGCAATACGGCTTCAGCGAAGATGTATTCTTCATCGGCCGCTCGTTGGATTATGCGGTGGCTTTGGAAGGCGCATTGAAGCTCAAAGAAATCTCGTACATCCACGCGGAAGCCTATGCCGCCGGCGAACTTAAGCACGGCACCTTGGCCTTGATTATTGAAGGTGTGCCGGTTATCGCCTTGGCGACACAGACAGACGTGTACGAGAAAACATTAAGCAATATCAAAGAAGTTAAGGCGCGGGACGCCGTCGTTATCGGCATCGGTCTCAAAGGCGACGAGCAGTTGAAAAAATATGTGGATCACGTTATTCAGATCCCTGCGACCGACAAATACTTGGCGCCGCTGCTGGCGGTCATTCCGCTGCAGCTCCTGGCTTACTACGCTGCCGTCACTCGTGGCTGCGACGTAGATAAACCACGTAACCTCGCAAAAAGCGTCACTGTCGAGTAA
- the glmM gene encoding phosphoglucosamine mutase, which yields MARLFGTDGVRGIANKELTPELAFRLGWAATTYFGRHSKSQPTILIGRDTRLSGPMLEAALAAGICAAGGKAVLLGVVPTPAVAYLTHSCKAQAGAVISASHNPYPDNGIKFFAGTGYKLPDEVEDQLEELVLSCDEKGGKRPTGAQVGTIEPGHELLDRYLDYLAGTIKGDLQGLRVVIDCANGAAFEAAPRILQRLGAEVIVLYNHPDGININEGCGSTHLEALQQEVLRQKAHVGIANDGDADRCLVVDERGKIVDGDQIMVICALALLRQGKLKEHTLVATVMSNLGLHQAIRKEGGTVVVTPVGDRYVLEAMRASGFSLGGEQSGHIIFRQFSTTGDGILTALQLLANLKESGKAMSELAGVMTRFPQVLVNVRVGTKEGWQDNEAICEAIEKAEAVLGEEGRILVRASGTEKLIRVMAEGPVQEQLDSLAQEVAAVIDREQA from the coding sequence ATGGCAAGATTGTTTGGAACCGACGGAGTTCGGGGGATTGCAAATAAAGAATTGACGCCGGAATTGGCATTTCGTTTGGGGTGGGCGGCAACCACCTATTTTGGACGGCATAGTAAAAGCCAGCCGACGATTTTGATAGGCCGGGATACTCGCTTATCCGGTCCGATGCTGGAAGCGGCTTTGGCCGCCGGTATTTGCGCCGCTGGAGGCAAAGCGGTGCTGTTGGGCGTAGTGCCAACGCCAGCGGTGGCTTATTTGACTCATTCTTGTAAAGCCCAGGCGGGAGCCGTAATTTCTGCGTCGCATAATCCATATCCGGATAATGGCATCAAATTTTTTGCCGGTACAGGCTACAAGCTGCCTGATGAAGTAGAAGATCAACTCGAAGAGCTTGTGCTGTCTTGCGATGAAAAAGGCGGTAAGCGTCCGACCGGGGCTCAGGTGGGAACCATTGAACCTGGGCATGAGCTTTTGGATCGGTATCTAGACTATTTGGCGGGGACGATTAAAGGCGATTTGCAAGGCTTACGCGTGGTCATAGACTGCGCTAACGGTGCCGCCTTTGAAGCGGCGCCGCGCATTTTACAGCGTTTAGGCGCTGAAGTTATAGTGCTTTATAATCATCCGGACGGCATTAATATCAATGAAGGCTGTGGTTCGACGCACTTAGAAGCGTTGCAGCAAGAAGTGTTACGACAAAAAGCACACGTGGGCATTGCCAATGACGGCGACGCGGATCGTTGTCTGGTAGTGGATGAAAGAGGGAAAATTGTCGATGGCGACCAGATCATGGTCATCTGCGCCTTGGCGCTTTTGCGCCAAGGAAAGCTCAAAGAGCATACACTGGTAGCGACAGTAATGAGCAATCTGGGGCTGCATCAGGCTATCCGGAAAGAAGGCGGCACCGTGGTAGTGACGCCGGTAGGCGACCGTTATGTGCTGGAAGCCATGCGCGCCTCCGGGTTTTCTCTTGGCGGCGAACAGTCCGGGCATATTATTTTCCGGCAGTTCAGCACTACTGGCGACGGTATTTTGACGGCGCTGCAGCTGTTGGCCAATCTGAAGGAAAGCGGCAAAGCCATGTCCGAACTGGCAGGTGTGATGACGCGCTTTCCGCAAGTGCTGGTCAATGTACGCGTAGGCACCAAAGAAGGGTGGCAAGACAACGAAGCCATCTGTGAAGCCATTGAAAAAGCGGAAGCGGTTTTGGGAGAAGAAGGACGCATTTTGGTGCGCGCCTCTGGCACGGAAAAGTTGATTCGCGTTATGGCGGAAGGGCCGGTGCAAGAGCAGCTTGATTCCCTGGCGCAAGAAGTGGCAGCCGTTATTGATCGTGAACAAGCGTAA
- a CDS encoding FAD-dependent protein, with protein MIVIHNFRTALEDETPLATAAAKRLGLKEGDIQQVRIVRRAVDARRKPHISFVHTLQVETPLEKAVCKKLRNDRDVVLGQPKERPPILQGTTPLKGRPVVVGLGPAGLFAALALARQGYRPLVLERGRDVERRSREVAEFWQSGRLDPASNVQFGEGGAGTFSDGKLTTRVNHPRMQELLEIMVEAGAPPEIAYLHKPHVGTDVLRLVVKNLREEIKRLGGEVRFEHQVTDLQVAEGRVVAVEINGQEREASAAVLLGIGHSARDTYAMLQARGAAMEAKSFAIGLRIEHPQEVLDQAQYGAAAGHPRLGAADYALVYHHPRNERTAYSFCMCPGGLVIASTSEEGGVVTNGMSLYSRASGLANSALVVNVLPGDHDGTPLGGVAFQRQWEKAAFVAGGGGYAAPVQALGDFLQGRNGETEFLTAPSYRPGIKRTHLGECLPAFVGDTLRQALPDFGRKIKGFDHPGAVLTGVETRTSAPLRILRGRDFQSLTLQGLYPLGEGAGYAGGIMSAALDGYMAALSLMESYGPPR; from the coding sequence TTGATAGTCATTCATAATTTTCGTACCGCTCTAGAGGATGAAACTCCTTTAGCGACTGCCGCTGCTAAACGGCTGGGGCTAAAGGAGGGGGACATCCAACAAGTGCGGATTGTCCGCCGGGCGGTGGACGCGCGGCGTAAGCCGCATATTTCTTTTGTCCATACGTTGCAGGTAGAAACGCCGCTGGAAAAGGCGGTGTGCAAAAAACTTCGTAATGATCGGGATGTCGTCTTGGGGCAACCCAAAGAACGTCCGCCGATTCTGCAAGGGACAACGCCTTTAAAAGGGAGACCTGTAGTGGTTGGCTTAGGGCCGGCCGGACTTTTTGCCGCTTTGGCTTTGGCGCGACAGGGCTACCGGCCGTTAGTGCTGGAACGAGGGCGAGACGTGGAGCGGCGCAGCCGGGAGGTAGCGGAGTTTTGGCAAAGCGGGCGGCTGGATCCGGCAAGCAACGTGCAATTTGGTGAAGGTGGGGCTGGTACTTTTTCCGATGGCAAGCTGACGACGCGGGTGAACCATCCGCGCATGCAAGAATTGCTGGAAATCATGGTAGAGGCTGGCGCACCGCCGGAAATTGCTTATTTGCACAAACCGCATGTGGGGACAGACGTATTGCGTCTGGTTGTTAAGAATCTGCGAGAAGAAATAAAACGCTTGGGTGGCGAGGTGCGGTTCGAGCATCAGGTTACTGATTTGCAAGTAGCGGAAGGGCGCGTTGTTGCGGTTGAAATCAACGGCCAAGAACGCGAAGCCTCTGCGGCTGTGCTGCTGGGGATTGGCCATAGCGCACGGGATACGTATGCTATGCTCCAGGCCCGGGGGGCGGCGATGGAAGCAAAATCCTTTGCGATTGGCCTGCGCATTGAGCATCCGCAAGAAGTGCTGGACCAGGCGCAATATGGCGCTGCTGCAGGACACCCGCGCCTAGGGGCGGCGGATTATGCGCTGGTGTATCATCATCCCAGAAATGAACGGACTGCGTATTCGTTCTGCATGTGTCCAGGAGGCTTGGTTATCGCCAGCACATCCGAAGAAGGTGGTGTTGTGACCAATGGCATGAGCCTTTACAGCCGCGCTTCGGGACTTGCCAATAGTGCACTGGTTGTCAATGTGCTGCCGGGAGATCATGACGGTACGCCCTTAGGCGGCGTGGCTTTTCAACGACAGTGGGAAAAGGCGGCTTTTGTTGCTGGCGGCGGCGGTTATGCCGCACCGGTCCAGGCACTGGGGGACTTTTTGCAGGGACGTAACGGCGAGACGGAGTTTTTAACGGCTCCCAGCTATCGGCCAGGCATAAAACGAACTCATTTAGGAGAGTGCCTGCCTGCGTTTGTCGGTGATACTCTGCGTCAGGCGTTGCCTGACTTTGGTCGGAAAATCAAAGGATTTGATCATCCGGGCGCTGTATTGACCGGTGTTGAGACGCGTACATCCGCTCCCTTACGCATCTTGCGGGGACGAGATTTTCAGTCTCTTACGCTACAGGGCTTGTATCCTTTGGGAGAAGGCGCTGGTTATGCCGGAGGCATTATGAGCGCGGCCCTTGATGGGTATATGGCGGCGCTGTCATTGATGGAGTCGTACGGACCGCCGCGTTAA
- a CDS encoding CdaR family protein, giving the protein MQGLANLLRRNLAMKLLALFSAVFLWLYVMNEQNPPAEVSYSVPIEVHNLASDLVVHQLPETVRIRVKGPRSAVAYLSPADMKAVLDLKGLGEGKHAPRFQVNVPSGVELLEIQPNPVPITLEMIISKVVPVELRLNGSPEPQTASVKTDLSVKQVRLEGLRSAVAAVSQVVATIDASGKDASFEAEAPVLALNSEGRLAEGVTITPDVTHVLVAWSKPQVKKQLDVEAAFQGQLPLGTKITRMVIVPNKVEAQGDKSMLDGMPYISTEVIDLSQVSGSMDRELALQSQPGVVFQPTKVRVQITVER; this is encoded by the coding sequence ATGCAGGGATTGGCGAACTTATTGCGCAGAAATTTGGCAATGAAGCTGTTAGCGCTTTTTTCCGCCGTTTTTTTGTGGCTTTATGTAATGAATGAACAAAATCCGCCGGCAGAGGTCAGCTATAGTGTGCCGATAGAGGTACACAACCTGGCCAGCGACTTAGTCGTGCATCAACTGCCGGAAACCGTGCGGATTCGCGTCAAGGGGCCGCGCAGTGCTGTGGCGTATCTGAGCCCGGCTGACATGAAAGCGGTGCTGGACCTAAAGGGACTGGGCGAAGGGAAACATGCTCCCCGGTTTCAGGTGAATGTGCCTAGCGGCGTAGAACTACTAGAAATTCAGCCGAATCCTGTGCCAATTACGTTGGAAATGATTATCTCCAAGGTCGTGCCTGTGGAACTGCGTCTAAACGGCAGCCCAGAGCCGCAGACGGCTAGCGTGAAGACGGATTTATCGGTGAAACAAGTGCGTTTAGAGGGGTTGCGCAGCGCCGTTGCGGCAGTCAGTCAGGTGGTGGCAACGATTGACGCCAGCGGCAAGGATGCTTCTTTTGAAGCTGAAGCGCCTGTATTGGCTTTAAATAGTGAAGGTCGTTTGGCGGAAGGCGTCACGATTACGCCGGACGTCACCCATGTACTTGTTGCATGGTCGAAACCGCAGGTAAAAAAACAACTGGATGTGGAAGCGGCTTTCCAGGGGCAGTTACCGTTAGGAACGAAGATTACCCGTATGGTGATTGTGCCTAATAAGGTAGAAGCACAAGGCGATAAGTCTATGTTGGACGGAATGCCTTACATTTCTACAGAAGTGATTGACTTGTCGCAGGTAAGCGGCAGTATGGATCGGGAACTGGCGTTGCAATCGCAACCCGGCGTGGTCTTTCAACCGACTAAAGTACGCGTGCAAATTACTGTAGAGCGCTAA
- the cdaA gene encoding diadenylate cyclase CdaA yields MMSQIEVILATLSGLDVIDIIIVAFVLYRLYYMIRDTRAAALVKGLMLLLLATAGSKWLGLNVVYWLLQKTVTVMLVALPVVFQPELRRALEQLGRGKLFRKNAFLNEEETEDFLQEMAKAVAVLAKNKIGALLVLERETGLGDYTETGIKVDGIVSNEFLINIFIPNTPMHDGAAVLRGNRVLAVGCLLPLTEDRSLSKELGTRHRAAIGITEQTDAVVVVVSEETGTISVARSGKLTRYLDTESLKEMLRPLVVQRHTSLGDFFNWRQ; encoded by the coding sequence ATGATGTCGCAAATTGAAGTGATCTTGGCCACGTTGAGCGGTCTTGACGTGATTGACATTATTATAGTTGCCTTTGTGTTGTATCGGTTGTATTATATGATTCGCGACACTCGTGCAGCGGCATTGGTAAAAGGGCTGATGCTGCTCCTTTTGGCTACGGCCGGCAGCAAGTGGCTGGGGTTAAACGTAGTCTATTGGTTGCTGCAAAAAACCGTCACGGTTATGTTGGTGGCGTTGCCTGTGGTGTTTCAACCGGAGCTGCGCCGGGCATTAGAGCAATTGGGGCGTGGCAAGCTGTTTCGTAAGAACGCCTTTTTGAATGAGGAAGAAACTGAAGATTTCTTGCAAGAAATGGCCAAGGCTGTAGCGGTGCTGGCGAAAAACAAAATTGGCGCACTGTTGGTGTTGGAACGAGAAACTGGGCTTGGGGACTATACCGAAACTGGGATCAAGGTTGACGGTATTGTGTCCAATGAATTTCTGATTAATATTTTTATTCCTAATACGCCTATGCATGACGGCGCCGCCGTATTGCGCGGCAACCGTGTATTAGCGGTGGGCTGTTTGTTGCCGTTGACGGAAGACCGCAGTTTGAGTAAAGAGCTGGGGACGCGTCATCGAGCGGCTATCGGTATTACAGAGCAGACGGACGCCGTGGTGGTGGTAGTCAGCGAAGAAACAGGCACTATTTCCGTAGCTCGTTCCGGCAAGCTGACTCGATATCTGGATACGGAAAGCTTGAAGGAAATGCTGCGGCCCTTGGTGGTGCAGCGCCATACAAGCCTTGGCGACTTCTTTAATTGGAGGCAATAA
- a CDS encoding branched-chain amino acid aminotransferase, translating into MAEIKVTKVTTPKELPPQDKLGFGHYFTDHMFVMDYETGKGWHSPRIEPYGDFDLSPAAMILHYGQGIFEGIKAFKTDDDRVVIFRTRDYLARFNRSADILCIPQMDTELLREGLHKLVELEKRWVPKGEGTSLYVRPFVIADDPYVGVKSSDRYKLFIILSPVGAYYAEGFNPVAIKVEDHYVRAIKGGLGEAKTPANYAASLKAQIEAKKEGFAQVLWLDACERKYIEEVGTMNICFKIGGKVITPELNGSILGGMTRRTVLELCKDWGVPAEERAISIDEVYEAHAKGQLEEVFGTGTAAVISPVGELCWKGHKISIHDNKTGPFAQKLFDHVTGIQSGKIADKFGWVDEVTRI; encoded by the coding sequence ATGGCGGAAATTAAAGTAACAAAGGTAACTACACCCAAGGAGCTTCCCCCGCAGGATAAGCTTGGCTTCGGCCACTACTTTACGGACCACATGTTTGTCATGGATTATGAGACCGGAAAAGGGTGGCATTCGCCGCGCATTGAGCCTTACGGCGATTTTGATCTTTCACCGGCGGCCATGATCCTTCATTATGGTCAAGGGATTTTTGAAGGCATTAAAGCGTTCAAAACCGATGATGACCGTGTCGTTATTTTTAGGACGCGCGATTATCTTGCTCGGTTCAACCGTTCAGCGGACATCCTCTGTATTCCGCAGATGGACACGGAGCTGCTGCGGGAAGGACTGCATAAGCTGGTAGAGTTGGAAAAACGCTGGGTGCCTAAAGGCGAAGGTACATCCTTGTATGTACGTCCTTTTGTTATTGCCGACGATCCCTATGTAGGGGTAAAAAGTTCGGACCGCTATAAGCTGTTTATTATTCTCTCGCCAGTTGGCGCTTACTACGCCGAAGGCTTTAATCCGGTTGCCATCAAAGTAGAAGATCATTATGTACGGGCTATCAAAGGCGGTCTTGGCGAAGCCAAAACGCCAGCGAACTACGCAGCCAGCTTAAAAGCGCAAATTGAAGCGAAAAAAGAAGGCTTTGCACAGGTACTCTGGTTGGATGCCTGTGAACGCAAGTACATTGAAGAAGTAGGTACGATGAATATCTGCTTTAAAATTGGCGGCAAAGTCATTACCCCGGAGCTGAACGGCAGCATTCTCGGCGGTATGACTCGGCGCACGGTGTTGGAGCTTTGCAAAGACTGGGGTGTGCCGGCGGAAGAACGAGCTATTTCCATTGACGAAGTCTATGAAGCTCATGCCAAAGGCCAACTTGAAGAAGTGTTTGGCACTGGTACGGCCGCTGTTATCTCGCCGGTGGGTGAACTTTGCTGGAAAGGTCATAAGATCAGCATTCATGATAACAAGACAGGTCCTTTTGCACAAAAACTCTTCGATCATGTTACAGGCATTCAGTCCGGTAAAATTGCCGACAAGTTTGGCTGGGTTGACGAAGTAACGCGAATTTAA